The genomic region TCATTTCCGAGCGGACCGAACGGATACCCGAGACCAGGTCGATCAGCCAGTTGATCTCTGCGGCCGCGACATCGTCAGCGTAGGACGGCACCGGCCAGTCGGCGTGGCAGATCAATCCGTCACGCTCCTTGCCCTCGCCGGCCGTGTGAGCCCAGAGCTCTTCCGTCATGAACGGCATGAACGGATGCAGAAGCTTGTAGATCTCCTCCAGCACGTAGGCGCTGCAGCCCTGCGCCTCGACCTTGTCGGCCTCTTCCTCGCCCATGAAGACAGGCTTCAGCAGTTCCAGGTACCAGTCGCAGAACTGGTTCCAGACAAAGCGATAGAGAGCGCCGGCCGCATCGTTGAACCGGTAAGCCTCGAGTGCCTCCGTGACATCGCGGGTGGTGCGCGCCAATTCTGTCAGGATCCAGCGGTTGACCGTCAGTTCAGCCGCCTCGGGCACGAAATGCGCGCCGCTGGCAGCGCCGTTCATCTCCGCAAACCGCGTCGCATTCCACAGCTTGGTGCCGAAGTTGCGGTAGCCGGCTATGCGTGCCGGATCGAGTTTCACGTCACGCCCCTGTGCTGCCATGATCGCCAATGTGAAACGCAGCGAGTCGGCACCGTACTCATCGATCAGTTCAAGTGGGTCGATGACGTTGCCCTTCGACTTCGACATCTTCTGGCCGCTCTTGTCGCGAACCAGCGCATGAACATAGACCGTGTTGAACGGCTCGACCCCGTTGCCGGCGTCGTCCTTCATGAAGTGCAGGCCCATCATCATCATCCGGGCGACCCAGAAGAAGATGATGTCGAAACCCGTGACCAGCACGTTGGTCGGATAGTAGCGGGCAAGCTCCGGCGTCTGCTCAGGCCAGCCGAGCGTCGAAAACGGCCAGAGAGCGGACGAGAACCAGGTGTCGAGCACATCCTCGTCGCGGATGAGGATTTCGCCGGGCTTGAAGTTCTCCAGTTTCTCCTCGACCCAGGCCTTCCAGACACCTTCATGGGACAGGTAGTGCTGGATCGCAGCCTGCAGCGCCTCTTCGTCGGTCTTTTCGACGAAAACCTGACCATCCGGGCCGTACCAGGCCGGGATCTGGTGACCCCACCAGAGCTGGCGCGAAATGCACCAGGGCTGGATGTTGTCCATCCACTCGAAATAGGTCTTGTCCCAGTTCTTCGGCACGAAATTGGTGCGGCCTTCGCGCACGGAGGCGATGGCCGGCCCTGCCAGCGTCTTCGCATCGACAAACCACTGGTCGGTCAGCATCGGCTCGATGACGACGTTCGAGCGGTCGCCGAACGGCTGCATGATCTTCTTGGCTTCGACGTAGGGAATATCGTTGCCTTCGGCATCCTTGACAGTGACAGCCAAGCCCTCGGCGTTGATCGCATCCACAATGCGCTTGCGGGCGACGAGCCGGTCGAGACCGCGATAGTCTTCCGGTACGAGGTTGATGTCGTCGATTTCGGATTCCGTCGGCATGTCGCCGCCGCGGGCAATCGCCTGCGCCTGGGCAGCGCAGACCGCATAGGGCTCGCCGTCATCGCGCATTTCGGCGCGGCCGTTCATCAGCCGGTAGAGCGGAATGTCGTTGCGCTTGGCGACCTGGTAGTCATTGAAATCATGGGCGCCGGTGATCTTCACCGCGCCGGAGCCGAAGTCCGGTTCCGGATATTCGTCGGTGATGATCGGGATCAGGCGGCGATGCTCCTTCGGCCCGACCGGGATTTCACAGAGCTTGCCGACGATTGGCGCATAACGTGTATCCGAGGGATGGACGGCCACGGCGCCATCGCCCAGCATCGTCTCCGGCCGGGTGGTCGCGATCGAGATGTAGTCGCGCTCCTCCTGGAAGGTGACGTTGCCGTCGGCATCCTTCTCGACATAGGTATATGTCTCGCCTCCGGCCAGGCGGTACTTGAAGTGCCACATATGGCCGTTGACTTCGCGGCTTTCGACCTCGATGTCGGAGATCGCGGTTTCGAACTGCGGGTCCCAGTTGACCAACCGCTTGCCGCGATAGATCAGGCCTTCCTTGTAGAGCGACACGAAGACCTTGAGGACGGCTTCCGAAAGCCCCTCGTCCATGGTGAAGCGCTCCCGCGACCAGTCGCAGGAGGCGCCGAGGCGCTTCAGCTGGTTGAAGATCAGGCCGCCCGACTCGTCCTTCCATTCCCAGACCTTGTCGATGAAGGCATCGCGGCCCATGGCCACACGGCCCGGCAGTTGCAGTTCCTTCAGCTTGCGCTCGACGACCATCTGCGTGGCAATACCCGCATGGTCCATGCCTGGTTGCCAGAGCACGTCCTTGCCGCGCATGCGCTCGAAACGCACCATGATGTCCTGCAACGTATTGTTGAGCGCGTGGCCCATATGCAGCGAACCGGTGACGTTCGGCGGCGGAATGACGATCGTGAACGTCTCGGCTCCCGGCTTGGCATTGGCACCAGCGCGAAACGCGTCGGCCTCGTCCCATTTCTGGGCGATTTTCGGCTCAACAGCGGCAGAATCATAGGTCTTTTCGAGCATTTTGGGACCGGATCTAGAGTTCGATGATGCCGGTTGGTAAACAGGATGGCCGTCGGCAAGTCAATAAAAAAGCCGCCCCGTGCCCGGAGCGGCTGTCGTCGCGAGGTGTCGGAAAAAACTAGCGGCGGGGGCCGCGGGCAACCCGTTCGATCTCTTCGCGCACCAGCTTTTCGACCAGCGTCGGCAGGTTGTCGTCCAGCCATTCCTGCAGCATCGGCCGCAGCATGTCCTGGGCGATGTCGTCGAGCGAACGGCGTTCGGCGCCAAGCGCTGCGGCAAGCTCGTCGAAAGAGCGGGCAACCTGTTCGC from Rhizobium tumorigenes harbors:
- a CDS encoding valine--tRNA ligase, whose protein sequence is MLEKTYDSAAVEPKIAQKWDEADAFRAGANAKPGAETFTIVIPPPNVTGSLHMGHALNNTLQDIMVRFERMRGKDVLWQPGMDHAGIATQMVVERKLKELQLPGRVAMGRDAFIDKVWEWKDESGGLIFNQLKRLGASCDWSRERFTMDEGLSEAVLKVFVSLYKEGLIYRGKRLVNWDPQFETAISDIEVESREVNGHMWHFKYRLAGGETYTYVEKDADGNVTFQEERDYISIATTRPETMLGDGAVAVHPSDTRYAPIVGKLCEIPVGPKEHRRLIPIITDEYPEPDFGSGAVKITGAHDFNDYQVAKRNDIPLYRLMNGRAEMRDDGEPYAVCAAQAQAIARGGDMPTESEIDDINLVPEDYRGLDRLVARKRIVDAINAEGLAVTVKDAEGNDIPYVEAKKIMQPFGDRSNVVIEPMLTDQWFVDAKTLAGPAIASVREGRTNFVPKNWDKTYFEWMDNIQPWCISRQLWWGHQIPAWYGPDGQVFVEKTDEEALQAAIQHYLSHEGVWKAWVEEKLENFKPGEILIRDEDVLDTWFSSALWPFSTLGWPEQTPELARYYPTNVLVTGFDIIFFWVARMMMMGLHFMKDDAGNGVEPFNTVYVHALVRDKSGQKMSKSKGNVIDPLELIDEYGADSLRFTLAIMAAQGRDVKLDPARIAGYRNFGTKLWNATRFAEMNGAASGAHFVPEAAELTVNRWILTELARTTRDVTEALEAYRFNDAAGALYRFVWNQFCDWYLELLKPVFMGEEEADKVEAQGCSAYVLEEIYKLLHPFMPFMTEELWAHTAGEGKERDGLICHADWPVPSYADDVAAAEINWLIDLVSGIRSVRSEMNVPPAATAPLVFVDANGVTRERLFRHDAAIKRLARVEAISLAEAAPKGSAQIVIGEATACLPLGTLIDIDAERSRLEKAVAKAQAEADRIVGKLSNERFVANANPEVVAAERERLEELQSQLASLKVALTRLGEVS